Part of the Desulfofundulus luciae genome, CACTCCCTTACACGGCCAAAAAAGACCAGGTTGATCGTTTCCATGATGGTGTTTTTCTGCTCGCAGGCCGGGTTATGAATGACAATTTGCTTGGGCGCCAGGGTAATTAAGGTGCTGATCAGCATGTCCTCATAATTAATTTCCCCTTCCGTCAAATCCATAAACAAATTTTCCAGGTAGTCTACCCTGAGGGCCTGTTTTCGCCCGTCTAAAAGTCGAAACGCCCCACCGGGCAGCTTGAGCACATGTACCAGTTCAACCCGGGATTCTTGAATTTCCACAAAATATTTAAGCAGGTGGATAAATTCCTGATACTCCCTTTCCATCAGGAAGTCGTCCACTGCCCTTTCCACGGCCTGCTCCAATTCTTCCACATAGTCCTTAAGCCGGAAGCGGATAAAACCTTCAACAATGATCTGGTTATTATGCCTCAAAAAATCCAGAATCTTTTCCATAATTCTTTTTTTAAACAGTTGCTGGTAAACTGCTTTTTGCCCGCCCCGGCCATAACCCAGGTGATTCAAGGCATACTTAAAAATGTTTTGCCGTTCCTCCTCGTTGAAGTAGTAGTAGTTCTCCCTGATCATATCCTTTAGCAGCAACTTCTGCCACTGGCCCAAAATTAAATCAGAAAGGGAGCGGGCAATATGATGGCGGATAATTGCCTGGATGTCTCCCCTTTTCCCTCCACCGGGCATTACCTGGCAGGACACAAAGTTAAACCTGCCGGCCGAGCTCTCTTTCAGCCTTACCTTCAGTCCCTCTTTTTCTAAATTTCTTATTTCCCGTCCCAGCCGAACTTTAATGAGATCTATGTGCCGGGCAGTCCCGATGGAGATGTCTGCCATCAATTTCACCGTCCTTTCTGTTCTAGTATATGTGCGGCTAAAAACCGGTATACAACCAGCCTTTCCCGTAATAATGTGGTTTTTCAGAGTATTATAATGTAGTTTTTCAAAATTCTTTCGGCCCATAATCCACGGAGAAGGGTACTAAAAAGCCCTCCAGGTCCATAATGCGTTCCCCTGGAGGGCTGTTTTTGTTTTCAAGCTGTTTTTTGCCAAAAGCGCCCGGGCGGCGGAGCGGCAGATGTTTATGTTTTAATCCTCACCCGGCATGGAAGCCGGGTGCAACCTTAGCATGAAGGTTTGGGAGATTCGCAAGATCGGGTTTCAATCCTCACCCGGCATGGAAGCCGGGTGCAACGGACAAAGAAGAGCGGCTCTCGGACTGGTCTAAAGTTTCAATCCTCACCCGGCATGGAAGCCGGGTGCAACATGAGGTGCTAAAGCAAAAATATGAGCAGGAAGAGAAGTTTCAATCCTCACCCGGCATGGAAGCCGGGTGCAACTTTCTGCCAGGTTCCTTTCCGGCAGTCAATTTCGATGTTTCAATCCTCACCCGGCATGGAAGCCGGGTGCAACCTGACCTGCCGAAACCAAAGACGTAAAGGCATCAGGAGTTTCAATCCTCACCCGGCATGGAAGCCGGGTGCAACTATCGTGGAGTAGTACTGGGGTGAAGATGTATAAGTTTCAATCCTCACCCGGCATGGAAGCCGGGTGCAACCTTCTGGTTTGGCGACATCCGCAAGGTAACCGGCCAGGTTTCAATCCTCACCCGGCATGGAAGCCGGGTGCAACTGAAGTCGGATTCGATTGTTAGGTTTAGGACACTGTTTCAATCCTCACCCGGCATGGAAGCCGGGTGCAACCCGTGGTGGGAGCACTGATGGGTTATGTGGCTATTGTTTCAATCCTCACCCGGCATGGAAGCCGGGTGCAACACTACCTCGAAGCCAGCTTCAATCATCCCCAGGCTGTTTCAATCCTCACCCGGCATGGAAGCCGGGTGCAACGGCCTTAACTTCTTCCAGGTTCCGTCTGATCTCCTGTTTCAATCCTCACCCGGCATGGAAGCCGGGTGCAACTTCGCCGTCATGCGACTTAGGGCTCCCGGGTTGCTGTTTCAATCCTCACCCGGCATGGAAGCCGGGTGCAACCACACACCCACCAGCCCGGCACCAGACGCACCAGAGGTTTCAATCCTCACCCGGCATGGAAGCCGGGTGCAACATGGGAGGAGATACTGGGCAAACCGCTTTCGCAGGTTTCAATCCTCACCCGGCATGGAAGCCGGGTGCAACCAGGCGGGGGAAGTACATCCAGAGAGCCAGGAAGAGTTTCAATCCTCACCCGGCATGGAAGCCGGGTGCAACGTTACGCCGGCCGGCGGAATGTCATGGATCCCCGGTTTCAATCCTCACCCGGCATGGAAGCCGGGTGCAACGTCGTACTGCGACTTTGCCATGTCGCTCTGGTACGTTTCAATCCTCACCCGGCATGGAAGCCGGGTGCAACGCAAGCACTACTCAGCACCCCCTAAAAGCCTCCTCGTTTCAATCCTCACCCGGCATGGAAGCCGGGTGCAACGCGTCATCGAGTTGGCCGACCTCCGGGAGAGGATGTTTCAATCCTCACCCGGCATGGAAGCCGGGTGCAACGGGGAAATCGTATCATGCACTATGTGCGGGATTGCAGTTTCAATCCTCACCCGGCATGGAAGCCGGGTGCAACGATTATCATTTGTGTTTTATTACGTTTACACTGAGGTTTCAATCCTCACCCGGCATGGAAGCCGGGTGCAACGGCCGACGTTTACTCCATGGTGGACAATCCTTTCCTGTTTCAATCCTCACCCGGCATGGAAGCCGGGTGCAACGGGCAGGACCCGGGAGCCGTGGCCAACGACCTGCAAGAGTTTCAATCCTCACCCGGCATGGAAGCCGGGTGCAACTCCAGGCTTTCACCAAGACCAACGTTGTTGATGATGTTTCAATCCTCACCCGGCATGGAAGCCGGGTGCAACTAGCAGGTAGCATGCTACCTGTCAAGAGGTTTTTGTTTCAATCCTCACCCGGCATGGAAGCCGGGTGCAACCCTTTCTCCCTGCCTTTACCCCCGGCAGGG contains:
- the ytxC gene encoding putative sporulation protein YtxC, producing MADISIGTARHIDLIKVRLGREIRNLEKEGLKVRLKESSAGRFNFVSCQVMPGGGKRGDIQAIIRHHIARSLSDLILGQWQKLLLKDMIRENYYYFNEEERQNIFKYALNHLGYGRGGQKAVYQQLFKKRIMEKILDFLRHNNQIIVEGFIRFRLKDYVEELEQAVERAVDDFLMEREYQEFIHLLKYFVEIQESRVELVHVLKLPGGAFRLLDGRKQALRVDYLENLFMDLTEGEINYEDMLISTLITLAPKQIVIHNPACEQKNTIMETINLVFFGRVRECTGCSLCREK